A region from the Triticum aestivum cultivar Chinese Spring chromosome 3D, IWGSC CS RefSeq v2.1, whole genome shotgun sequence genome encodes:
- the LOC123080284 gene encoding E3 ubiquitin-protein ligase complex slx8-rfp subunit slx8 encodes MSSAGSARVPKRRRTTKTSEAADRQLRERQFLDLNLFPAVEVARTGGSLSINEPVSHRQPPPTVAALLYETTQVVVSSAAAESNIGMNSFPINVEVIDDDVAIYTSGPPPQSLSQARQQSSRTGPITVIIDDDSETTAGPAGEALDEHVNTLLSLGMNPRHNPSRAQPNTDLVINIVDTPETNNIPPKVVQPVPEPVKEIPKETKFSCPVCMNELVNASSTICGHIFCQKCIKASIQAQKKCPTCRRKLTMSNFHRVYLPTADN; translated from the exons ATGAGCTCTGCTGGTTCTGCAAGGGTTCCAAAGAGGAGACGGACTACCAAGACGTCGGAGGCTGCAGACCGGCAACTTCGGGAGCGACAGTTTCTGGACCTGAACTTATTTCCAGCTGTTGAAGTAGCCAGAACTGGGGGTTCACTCTCCATCAATGAGCCTGTCTCACACAGGCAGCCCCCTCCTACGGTGGCTGCCCTGCTTTACGAGACCACACAGGTCGTGGTGTCATCTGCTGCTGCAGAGTCAAACATTGGCATGAATAGTTTCCCCATCAATGTGGAAGTGATTGATGATGATGTTGCGATTTATACCTCAGGGCCGCCCCCTCAA TCTCTGTCTCAGGCAAGGCAACAGTCGTCCAGGACAGGACCTATCACTGTGATAATAGATGATGATTCTGAAACTACTGCTGGACCAGCAG GGGAAGCTCTTGATGAGCATGTGAACACTCTGCTGTCTCTGGGAATGAACCCGAGGCACAATCCCTCGAGAGCACAACCCAACACCGACCTTGTAATAAACATAGTAGACACACCTGAGACCAACAACATACCG CCCAAGGTGGTGCAGCCTGTCCCTGAACCTGTGAAGGAGATCCCAAAGGAAACAAAGTTCAGCTGCCCAGTCTGCATGAATGAGCTGGTCAATGCATCATCGACCATCTGCGGCCACATcttctgccagaagtgcatcaaGGCCTCCATCCAGGCTCAGAAGAAGTGCCCTACCTGCCGGAGAAAGCTGACCATGAGCAACTTCCACCGGGTCTACCTCCCGACGGCAGATAATTAA